In the Cucurbita pepo subsp. pepo cultivar mu-cu-16 chromosome LG17, ASM280686v2, whole genome shotgun sequence genome, TCGAGGCGCTGTTTTTCTTCCGTCAGATGAATGAATCAACGAAACCAAATTCTGTAACTTTGATTACTGTCCTATCAGCATGTGCTAGAATAGGAGCTCTTAAAGAGATTCATGCACATGCTCTACGTACTGGCATCGAGTTTGAAGGCTTTTTACCTAATGCTATTCTAGACATGTATGTAAGATGTGGAAGGCAGGTCCCTGCACTAAACCAATTTAACACTCAAAAGAAAGACGTTACGGCGTGGAATATACTTCTTACAGGTTATGCCGAGCAGGTGTTAAAATGTCATCACTAGCCTAATAGGGTTAAGCCTAACCATTGTATGAGTTATTATATCTATGATTTAggattttagaaataaatttaggaaaatgattttccgagtttagaaataaatttaggaaaatgatttagatattttaggaaaaacgTTGAGAcattttaggaatagattgaTTATTCtctagtataaatacccctccaccctACTTAGTTTATCATCCCAAGCAATACAAAGCAATAGTTTCTACATAATGTTTGTAAATCTCCACCTACTTAGTttatcatcccaagaaatcccAAGCAATACAAAGTAGTAGTTTCTACAGAATGTCTTGtaaatctcttctcgattggtcttaataaagtgtgcgagtgtttctcgattggtcttaataaagtgtgcgagtgtttcccacagagagttgtgttcaacaatctagtatcagagcgaggttagtgtaggttatctgatctcttggaattcttagtatgctaTGTGGTTGCAGCTCTGactgatcttccacatcataaacgatttcttgaaattaatagtgagtgagtttcttttgtgtcgtgagtagtCTGTGACTCTGCAAGTCTTGTGTCGAAAGatcttgtttggtattactgaggtatagccaacacgatgggtgatttccaaatcgttggaggaatcaagaaactcaacaacaacaacaactacaacacgtgggcaacatgcatgatgtcctatttacaaaGACATGATCTTTGGGAGATCGTTGGCGGGTGCAAAACTACGCCGCCAGAGGATGATTCTAACGGCgccttgcgcaaatggagaatcaaagcaggcaaagcaatgttttccttgaagaccacaatcgaagaagagatgttagagcatatttgggatgacaagacaccgaaagaagcTTGGGACACGTTCGTGatgttgttctcaaagaagaacgatatgaggctacaacttctggagaatgagttgttgtcaatttcacaacgtgacatgacgatttctcagtacttccacaaggtCAAGTCGATCTGTCGggagattactgaactagaccCGAAGTCCACCATTGTAAAATCTCGATGAAGAGGATTATAATCCACGGATTGCGACCAGACTATCGAAGCTTCATTATTGCTGTACAAGGATGGCTcactcaaccatcacttgtagagttcgaaaatttgttagccagccaagaagccatggctaaacaaatgggaggcatcacattgaagggtgaacaagaagcactctacacaagtgaaagtcGGAGCAATAATAAGTCATCTACAAAACGTGGATacaatggtgacaaaagaagTCACTAAGGAACTGTACAACCAAGGAGAGCTTAGAAGAACGACAACCAAAGTTCTCAAGGGAAAAGATTTGAGGGCATTTGCTACAATTGCGGGAGGAAGGGCCACATATCCAGAGATTGTTGGTCCAAGAAAAAATCTGTCGAGAGCAATGTGGCATCCTCCAacatggagatggaggaggaatGGGATGCAGAGGTATTGTATgccatagaagaagatgagcaAGCACTCATGGCGATGATGGGAGACCATATCGATTATGAGAATGATTGGATCGTTGATTCAGGATGCTCAAACCACATGACTGGCGATCAAAGAAAAttgcaagacaagaaagagtacAAAGGAAGTCGTATGGTACGCACAACAAATAACACACAATTGTCAATTGCTCAGATCGGCAATACGACAATCATGCTTGGCAATAAATCTGATGTAGTGTCACTACATAATGTCTATCATGTACCAGGAATAAAGAAGAATTTGTTGTCAGTATCACAACTAACAACATCAAGAAACTATGTTTTGTTTGGGCCAGAAGATGTAAAAGTCTATGAAGATATTAAGATAATAGGAAAGCCGATAATATAAGGACGAAGAGTGGATTCCGTTTACGTTCTATCTGCAGAGTCTGCCTATGTTGACAAGACACGGAAGAATGAGACAACAGATCTATGCATGCAAGATTGGGACATGTTGGCTACCACAAGTTGAAGCTGAttatggaaaaatccatgctCAAAGGTCTACCTCAATTTGAAGTCAAAACAGACGTTATGTGTGCTGGATGCCAATATGGTAAAGCTAATCAATTACCATACAAAGAGTCAAATTTCAAAGCAAAGAAACCATTAGAGTTAATTCACTCTGATTTGTTTGGTCCAGTCAAACAAGCATCGATCAGCGGAATGCGGTATATGGTGACGTTCATTGACAATTACTCAAGATATGTGTggattttctttatgaaagaaaagtcTAACAcgttttcgaaatttcaagaattcaaGATGATGATCGAAGGAGAAATAGGAGAAAAGATCTGTTGTCTACGTTCAGACAATGGTGGAGAATACACGTCAAATGAGTTCGATCAATATTTACACGAGTGTGGGATACAATGTCAGTTTACATGTGCCAACAcgccacaacaaaatggtgtagcagaaagaaagaattgacATCTTGTAGAAATTTTTCGAAGCATGTTACATGCAAAGAATGTTCTAGGAAGATTTTGGGCTGAAGCTATGCGAACGGCTGCCCATGTGATCAACAAACTTCCCCAACCAAGGCTAGGGTTTGTCTCACCATTTGAGATACTATGAGACATGAAACCTACCGTTAGCTACTTCCGAGTATTTGGTTGTGTTTGCTATGTATTTGTGCCTACGTAGCAAGTTTGACAAGAAAGCAGTCAAGTGCATATTTGTTGGATAtgaaaatcaaaggaaaggGTGGAAGTGTTGTGATCCAACAAGTGGAAAATACTATACATCAAGAGATGTAGTTTTCGATGAAGCATCTTCATGGTGGTCCTTAGAGAAGAAAGACTTACTCGATTCAAACAAAATCGAAGAAAGTTTACAACAGAAGATGAGGGAGCAAACTACGCACATTCATTTAAATGTTGATGTGCCTGAAGATCCAAGTGACATTGATATTGACGAACAAAAAGTGATTCAATCAAGAGAATCtgataaaaatgaaacgaCACATCTACAACTTAGGCGATCAAATAGAATCCAAAGGTCAAATCCTAAGTATGCCAACATAGTTATTGTAGAAGACGGAGATAATAAGTTAGAGGCATATGAAGAGGCTTGACAGAAAGCGATGAAGGAAGAATACGGATGACCAAGTAGCAAATGTGTTTACAAAAGAGCTTTTGTTGTTAGCTCAACATGGTGCAACGAATGAGGACTAGTGCTAAGGGAAGTGTTAAAAtgtcatcactagcccaatagggtTAAGCCTAACCATCGTATgagttattatatttatgatttaggattttagaaataaatttaggaaaatgattttgggattttaggaataaattgagaaaaataatttaggtaTTTGAGGAAAAacgttataaattttatcatcccaagaaatcccAAGCAATACAAAGTAGTGGTTTCTACATAATGTCTTGTAAATCTTTTatcgattggtcttaataaagtgtgcgagtgtttcccacggagagttgtgttcaacagcTGACAAACTTGCCATTAAACTATGCTTGAATCAGAACTAAATCCAGATGAGATTACCTTTATTTCGCTACTATGTGCCTGTAGCATGTAGCAGGTCAGGTATGGTTATGGAAGGTTTGGAGTATTTCAATGTAATGAAAACCAAGTTTAATCTAACTCCTTATCTGAAGCATTATGGTTGTGTGGTCGATCTACTTGGCCGTGTGATATCATACAGGACATGCCAATTAACCCAGATGCAGCCATATGGGGAGCCTTGCTAAATGCTTGCAGAATTCACATAAACATTGAGCTCGGAGAACTTGCAGCGACACGTGTATTTGAAAATGACGATAAAAGCGTGGTCGGGTACTATATTCTTCTCTGTATAAGATGATGAGAGTACTTTGGGGATTACTATATAATCTTCATCGTCCATGGCAACGACATTCATGTCAATACTCTGACAAATTACCCAATAAAAATACATCTAACAAACTTCATcaaatcaatcattttttattttttaaaaattaaaataatattttcgtTAGGATCACATGACGATATTTAAAATGGACAAATCTTCTACATCTATGATGATGATACTAGTTTCACTCGACTAATAGCTAATTAAACTAACCAAACCAATGAAAACCAATTTGGTGATGGACGTCCATTTGAGTCCAAAACCAATTCTAACAGATTCATGGGTCGAGGTAGCAATTTTCAATTAGTTAGTTTGTTAGTTAGTTTTTTCtggttattaattttgatggatTTCTTCTATCAAAGGCATTGAACCCTATCAATAATAAACGATCATTTTTTGTATCTTTCCAAAGTCACTGAAATTTACCGTTAACACGATGATCATACATACTTCAAACGAACAGTAGAGACTAATTTTAAGCTTTTATGGTAATTACATAGACTAAAATAGTAGATAGAATAAAAAGAAGTACAAAGTATAAGttgaaaatgttattttaaatggGTTGAACTCATgctattcaaaattatttaaacaaaaaaactacCGGTCGGACGGCGCGTCAACCGGCGATCAAAAAGGTCAACTGTCCCTATCATAATATACATATAGCAAAAATACCGAGATTACCCCCAAATACATCCCTACAtacccaaaataataataactttatattaaaaaaaattctaaaaatacttttgtGTTTGTATGTATTTGGTtcaataaactttaaaaaaatgtctaaaaatTCATGACTAGctatatacaaaattaaaatttattattataaaatatataatctaATCGGATagttagttttgaaaaattcaatacGTCATAGATATATTAGacacaataaattaaaaattaatttttttcaagagCTCTGTAGAGATTTATTAGATAcacaattaaaaattcaaaatttatccgacactttttttaataacttatAATTCATCCCtaacttaaaatttagtcaatttattctctaaattttgaattttttttttctagagcttctaaaagtatttaataaaattttaatcaaattattttaaaattaattgatccggatattaatttaaattgatgtctaataaaattagaaaattttaattttatgtacggtaaataagaaaaaagggttataattaaaggaataaatttataatttttaaaagttttgaagtCTTTTCTTGCGCTGCACGTTCTGTAAGGAGAGCACAGTAGTTAAGAAGAACAACCCCAGTCAGAGCGACTAGAAAATTGGGCGTACACTTGAACGCCAGCATCCAAATTTTAGTCAACGGCATCTCTTTTCTCTTCCTACACACTTGATTCATTGCTTCCTCCatgatttttcatatttttcagtACAGAACATTAAGCATTCCTTTGTAGAACACAGACAGGGCATCACCACAGACACTGAGGTTAATGTTCCTTCAGCTCAATCTTGTTGATGGGTGCAACATTTGCGAGCTTCTAGCTGAGAATCTGGTAAACAATCAtcaagcttttcttttctataatTGATGAACACTGGAAAACTAGCGTTTAAAGCCATGAAAAATCTTGtcactctgtttttctttgtttgtggGTTGGCTCTCTCGCTAGACTTGGGGGTTAAAGAGACCCCAGCTTATAATCATGAAAGACATGATGAGGTGGAGAAACATTGCAAATCTGTTCTGTCTTCTGCAGCTGAATTAAGCTCGGATACTTTAAGGTTTACTAGAATGAAGGAACAGCTTCAATTTGTGAATGGGGATTGGTGGCAAGATGAGGGAAAGTATCCTTTACTGCCTTTTAAGAATCGGTGTCGTGTGTTTTCTGTAAACAGGTTCTATagtaaccctaattttatccCTTTGAAATTGATTTCGTTTTGGGTCACTGACATTGATCTTGTTCATCAAACTAAACGGGCTGTTAGTTTAAGTGGGTTAGTGTCAATGGGCATAACAATGGATACTTCTTTTGAATACTGTTCCTCTCAACATCCTAATTTTCAGTTTTGGCCTGGCCGTTCTGAGCTGACCCTTTCTTTTCAAGGAATCTATACTGAATCCAAGAAGAATGGTGGTGAAAGAGTGCTGTGTTTGTTGGGTCGTGGGACGTTACCTGCTCGTGATCAGGAATCGGGTGATCCGTGGCGTTGGGTGAAAGATTTGAATGTGAATCATCACCAGCTGCCACTTCTCCAAGATGATAAAATTCTACTTGTTTTGCACTATCCGATGAAGAATTCGCTGACAAGTCGGGTAATCCGAGGGGAAATGAGAAGTTTAAACACGAAGTCGAACGATAAGTACTTCGACGACATTTACATTTTGTCTCAACTTGGAGATATGAACTATGATTATGCATCTGAGAAAGTTGTGGACAAAGCATGTGGTTCATACTCTTACAATGATAAgttaatgaagaaaaacattagTATGTATAGAGGTTCTTATTTTTGTGAGGTTTTACAAGAAATAACGAGGGATCAAGCTTTCACAATCCTCCCAAATTGGAGATGCAACTCTACAGATGAGTTTTGTACGAAACTTGGTCCATTTATATCAGTGATCAATAGTACAGATGGAAGTTTTAACGATGTGGGACTTTATATGCAAGATGTGAAGTGTAAGACGCTTGGTTCGAACAAAAATGGCTTTTCTGTTAGTGTTTCGGCTGTCTTTCGGGCTGTTTTGCCGTCGGAGAATCGCCACGCTGCTTGGAGAAGATCTGCACTTAATAATATGACTATGGTCTCTGAGGGAATTTGGAACTCTTCAAGTGGGCAGCTTTGTATGGTTGGTTGTGTTGGACTTGTTGATGCTGATAAGATTTCGTGTGACTCGAGGATCTGCCTGTATATACCTATCTTGTTTACACTCGAACAACGAAGGATTCTTGTCGGTTCGATTTCAAGCGTCGATGATAAGCCATTATACTCCCCTTTGTCATTTGAAAAGTTATTAAGACCTACAGAGCTGTGGAGTCAGTTTAGGAACTCCCAACCATTTTatagctatacaaaaattgcTTCAGCTCGTGCTGTGCTTGAGAAATATGAGCCTTTCGGCTTTCGAACCGTCGTAAAGAAGTCATTGCTGCATTATCTCAAATGGGAAGACACAGAAACATATGAGCTCAGTGAGTCTCTTCTCTTAGAAGATCTCACCCTTAATGTACCTGCACTTGGTCCTCAAGCTTCCAGATTTCATGTTCAAATGGAAATTATCTCTGTTGGTTCGTTTTTCGTATGGGACTCGTCAAGGTTAGACAGAGCAAACTCAGACAGGGAAGCTTCATATCATGTTAAGCCTGAAGACACTGAAAAGAAGCTGCTTGTTAATGTGTCTGCACTACTGGCACTCTCTGAACAGACAAGTAGCAACTTTTCTGCACTTTCCGTGGAGGGCATTTTCGATCCGCTCGTTAGAAAAATGTATCTAATTGGCTGCAGAGACATTCGTTCGTCCCCATCCTGGAGAGTTTTACACGAGACCATGGATCTTGAAGATGGCTTGGATTGTCTCATTGAAGTGATTGTGTCTTATCCTCCTTCAGCTCCATGGTTTATCAATCCATCTGCAGTGATTTCCATTTCTAGCCAACGGACAGAAGATGACCCTTTCTATTTCAGCCCAATAAAACTCGAAACGATGCCGATCATGTATAGGAGGCAGCGACAATATATTCTTTCTCGTAAGATCGTCGAGGTTATACTCCAGATATTGACACTTTCCTTGGCTAATGCTTGCATCTTGAgccaaatattttatatgaatgaTAAGAGGGAGTCTGTTCCATACATATCTCTTGTTACTTTGGGAGTTCAGTCCCTTGGTTATACTCTTCCACTGGTCACTCGTGCTGAAGCTCACTTCATTCAACGAGGTTCCATATCTTACAACGAGTCGTACGATCTCGGAAATAACCTCTGGTTCATTGTGATTGATTACACAATAAAGCTTCAAGTTATGATCTCACTTCTATTGACTTTGAGGCTTTGCCAGAAGGTTTGGAAATCTAGGATCAAGTTACTACGACAAGCTCCTCTTGAACCGCATCGTGTCCCGAGTGATAAGTCGGTGCTTATTGCAACCTTCTTGATACATCTCGTCGGGTACGTTGCTGTTCCCATTGTTCATACTTCAAGGACAGCTGAAATCCGATTAAAGAGTTCCATGATTCCTAGCAGAACTTCAGGTTCGGACATCCTGCAGGGATGGGAAAAAGGCCTACACGAATATGTAGGTCTGGTTCAAGATTTGTTCTTACTTCCTCAAGTCATTGGCAACTTGTTATGGCAAATTGATTGCAAACCTCTTAGGAAGTTCTATTTCATTGGAATCACATTGGCCAGACTTCTCCCACACATCTATGACTTTGTGAATCCAAGCATGGATTTCTACTCTACATTTGGGGATGTTGCCATTCCTTTGATTGCGTTCATCCTTGCTGTCATCGTCTACGTTCAGCAGCAATTGAACTACGAGAAACTCAGTCGGGCTCTCATCGTCGGGCGGGTTAGGCTTCTTCCAAGAGCTTCCAAAATGTATCAAAGGTCGCCTTCCAAGTCACTATGAAGGTGAGCTTGCTTCTGCTGAAAAAGATAATACGTAGAACGACACCTAATAATTTACTAAGCATGTCGACATCAAAGTTGTTTTGATGCATCAAAagttataaatgtttttaatcaAAGCAATGAAGTAATGGCTTATGCTTTGGGTATGAGTCAATAAGCTCGACTTGTTCAAAGTCAAACATTAAGCATCATGTTGAAATCATGGGATATGACAGTCATGCATTGAGAAGTTATTAATCGCAGAGTATTTCTTAGAAACGAATTGTTTgtgcttttgtttctttaaataaCCATCAAATGTACATTTTATTTAGGAAGTTGAAAAGTATTGTGATTAAAGTATTTTCAAGTGTGTTTTGCGAGTGTTTCATTCTGttttggttatttatttcaGTGTGCTTCGGTCGAGAGTAAAAACCAACATTGGCTTGTAGCTAtcaaattctcatttttaCTGTTTTTGGCTTACAAGaatgttatattattttgttggagtcccacgttggctaatatAAGTAAGGgacactatctccattggtacgagaccttttggacagatcaaaagcaaagtcatgagaactaatactcaaagtggacaatatcatactattgtggaggttcgttgTTCCTATCACGCCCCAATATCTTTAAAACATAAGACGTTGGGATGTGAATTTGTGAGAtcacattccttacaagggtgtggaaacctctccctagtagacgtgttttaaaattgtgaggctgatgatggTTTGTAActggtcaaagcggacaatatctactagtagtggacttaggctgttacgGAATTCGAATATTAGTCCTTTCGAGGATATAAGACCATACCCTGTTGAGTCTATAGTTAGGTGGACGAGGACACTTAGATACATAGTTTCTAGctttatattttgaaaggCTTGAATTAAAGGCATTTGGGTCATGAAGCTTGAGCCAGTATGATTCTTTATGGTATGGGCTAAGGATGGCCCTTATTTTAATGTGCATTTAACTTGGTTGGTATCAAATTAAAACGAACCAAACAGAATAATAAAAGACCATTAGACCTTCAACTGGCTTTGTTTGgtgttcatttatttgaatattggCTAGTTGATCTATGAATAGTGAATATTAATGTCCATAAAAGTTCAACACCCTTAAATGCCCATAAAACTCTACTGGACCTCTCTTTCCTACTCTTACTCATAGAAGGGCTTAATGTAGATCTATCAAAACCCATTAAGATATTAACTTTCTAAGCAATAATCTCATCAAATTAAGTTTTCTGAATGTTAGATATCTATCTGTTTGCCATATCATTAGTTGTAGTCAGCCCATTGGCTTGGCATCCACCTCTTCTTCCccaacatcggttggagaggagaatgaaacattccttatgagggtgtggaaacctctccctaatagacgcgttttaaaaccgtgagactgacggcgatacgtaacaggccaaagcggacaatatctgctaacggtggacttgaactgttacaaatgttatcagagctagacatagagcggtgtgccagtgaggacattgggcccctacgaggggtggattgtgagatcccacgtcgattggagaggagaacaaaacacttcTTGTAAGGGTgaggaaacctctacctaacAGACGCggtttaaaaccgtgaggctgacgacaatatgtaacggaccaaagtgGATAATGTCTACTAACAAACTTCCACAATATCAAATTATGAAATGGTGTAAAGAGCAGACAACTCATACACTTCTTTAATCTCCACCATAATTACCATTCTGTTAGGCAAAGATTAAGTGCATCTATGTGCCTATGTAAATTAATGTCAAGTAGATACTATGTTTATGTCTTTATGAATGACGGAATATCTTCATTGCTATGAGACCTTTTAGATGAAACAAAATGTATACCTATTGCACCGTTGAAAAATTATGGAGAGACCCGTTTTTTTTAGCAGGTTCTATTGTTAAATTATTCGTTGTGTTCTTTATACATTATAACTGATTGTGTTGTATAGCCGATAGTTgattgtaacggtccaagcccaccaatAGCAGCTATtgccctctttgggctttccctctcgggcttccctcaaagtttttaaaatgcgtctgctagggagaggtttccacacccttataaagaatgtttcgttctcctccccaaccgatgtgagatctcacaatcccaccccctttgaggcccaacgtcctcgctggcactcgttcccttctccaatcgatgtgggaccccccaatccacccccttcgaggctcagcgtccttgctggcacaccgcctcgtgtccacctcccttcgaggctcaatcTCCTCaatggcacatcgcccgatgtttggctctgacctcaaggtttttaaaacgcgtttgctaaggagaggtttccacacccatataaaggatgctttttcttcttccaaaccgacgtggaatcttACATGTATGGTAATAGAAATATGTAAAAATAACAAGCATCCAACAATTGGGAAAAGGTTAGTCAAAATGTGGTAGccaaactaaataatttattgcaGTTTGATGCAACAATAGAAAAGTCCAAGTAAggacatatacatatacatataagGAAGCTACATATTTAGGTTTCCCTTTTTAGTTTGCATTAAAGAACATTAATTCCAATGgtgaaaatttatgatatagtaaaaaagtgctcAAGGAAAATGAATAGCCTGTATTGAATCTGCTACACCTATTCCTGTTTCTTTTTGCCTGTTTTATAGTTTTTGAGTTATCTTCAGCTTTAATCCATCAATGAAATAGTGGAAGGAGAGTCATGGAGGCATTCTCAAGATCAACACATGGGGAAGATGATGAAAAAGCACTGAAATGGGCAGCACTGGAGAGACTTCCCACTTACAAACGCTTAAGAAAAGGTTTATTGACATCATCTCGTGGTGAGGCCaatgaagttgaagttgaaaaacTTGGTCTTCAAGAAAGGAAGAGATTGATGAAGAACCTGATGAGTGATACTGAATTAGACAATGAAAAACTCTTATTAAAGCTGAAGAAACGCCTTGATCGgtatgaatatgaatgaaaagTTCCTACTGATATCATTGAAAAGTTCCTACTGATATCATTTGTGGCATTTTCTGCTATTGTTCAACTAAAACTGATATCATTTGTTGCATCTTCTGCTAATGTTCAACTAAAACTGATATCATTGGTTGTTATGGTGGCTAAAACTTAGAGTTGGAATTGATATTCCCACCATTGAAGTAAGATTTGAGCATCTTAGAGTTGAAGCTGAAGCCTATATTGGAGACAGAGCTTTGCCTACTCTCCTCAACTTTTTTGTCAACTTAGTGGAGGTAAGAACAACAAATTTATCATATGTATAGAACATCCACAACAAAATCTTTTCTAAACATTACCTGcaactttttctttgaagGGTTTTTTAGCAAATCTTCACATAGTGTCAAGTAAAAAGAAACAGCTGACAATTCTTCATGATGTTAGTGGAATCATTAAGCCAAGCAAGTAAGAAGAGATGACTTTCTAATAATGGCTGCTCTCCAGATTGTTATTTGCTATGAACTTAAAAGCCTTTTGGGGGTAAAATTTTGCAGGATGACACTGCTTTTAGGCCTTCCAGGTTCGGGAAAAACGACGCTTTTGATGGCTCTAGCAGGGAGGCTTGCTTCTGATTTGAAAGTAGGTTTGAgttcaagttttaaaaatcagATTCTTAGACTTAAATTCATATGGGAAACCCCACTGAGTTTTGCTTCTAATAGGTCTCTGGGAAGGTGACTTATAATGGCTACAGCTTTAATGAGTTTGTTCCGCAGAGAACTTCTGCCTATGTGAGCCAAAATGATGTCCATATTCCCGAAATGACTGTAAGAGAAATCTTGGCCTTTTCTGCAAGATATCAAGGGGTCGGGTTTCGTCACggtctctctctccctctctgcCTGCAAGATTTCTCTGAGAAATTGCCATTTTATTCCTTAGAAGCTTTGTAGAAAAGTGTTGTAGTTATGACAACTAACAATAACGAAAGATATGACCAATAAGTGTAGGTTTTTGCAGAGTTAATGGCAGAGTTGacaagaagagagaaagaagcaaACATTTTGCCTGACCCAGATATTGATGTGTTCATGAAGGTGTGACTTAGAGGCCTCTAAATAACTTTCTTAGCCACacaaagagaggaaaaagCACAAATTTTTTCATACAATTCTTTTGTAAATGTTGCAGGCAGCATCACTAGAAGGCCAAAAGAGAAGCCTGATCACAGATTATGTTCTGAAGGTATTGTTATTGCATAAATCTTActgaaagtaaaaaatatattctttaaccgctaacaaatattgtcctctttgggctctctctatcgggtttcccctcaaggttttttaaacgcatctattagggagaggtttccacacccttttaaagaatgtttcgttctcctccccaattgatgtgggatctcataatccacctaccttcggggcccagcatcctcactggcacttgttccctaATCCAATggatgtgggacctcccaatccacctccctttggggcccagcacccttgctggcacaccgcctcgtgtccacccctaGCCTCCTTGCAGGCAtatcgcctggtgtctggctctgataccatttgtaacggctcaag is a window encoding:
- the LOC111779375 gene encoding uncharacterized protein LOC111779375 isoform X1, producing the protein MKEQLQFVNGDWWQDEGKYPLLPFKNRCRVFSVNRFYSNPNFIPLKLISFWVTDIDLVHQTKRAVSLSGLVSMGITMDTSFEYCSSQHPNFQFWPGRSELTLSFQGIYTESKKNGGERVLCLLGRGTLPARDQESGDPWRWVKDLNVNHHQLPLLQDDKILLVLHYPMKNSLTSRVIRGEMRSLNTKSNDKYFDDIYILSQLGDMNYDYASEKVVDKACGSYSYNDKLMKKNISMYRGSYFCEVLQEITRDQAFTILPNWRCNSTDEFCTKLGPFISVINSTDGSFNDVGLYMQDVKCKTLGSNKNGFSVSVSAVFRAVLPSENRHAAWRRSALNNMTMVSEGIWNSSSGQLCMVGCVGLVDADKISCDSRICLYIPILFTLEQRRILVGSISSVDDKPLYSPLSFEKLLRPTELWSQFRNSQPFYSYTKIASARAVLEKYEPFGFRTVVKKSLLHYLKWEDTETYELSESLLLEDLTLNVPALGPQASRFHVQMEIISVGSFFVWDSSRLDRANSDREASYHVKPEDTEKKLLVNVSALLALSEQTSSNFSALSVEGIFDPLVRKMYLIGCRDIRSSPSWRVLHETMDLEDGLDCLIEVIVSYPPSAPWFINPSAVISISSQRTEDDPFYFSPIKLETMPIMYRRQRQYILSRKIVEVILQILTLSLANACILSQIFYMNDKRESVPYISLVTLGVQSLGYTLPLVTRAEAHFIQRGSISYNESYDLGNNLWFIVIDYTIKLQVMISLLLTLRLCQKVWKSRIKLLRQAPLEPHRVPSDKSVLIATFLIHLVGYVAVPIVHTSRTAEIRLKSSMIPSRTSGSDILQGWEKGLHEYVGLVQDLFLLPQVIGNLLWQIDCKPLRKFYFIGITLARLLPHIYDFVNPSMDFYSTFGDVAIPLIAFILAVIVYVQQQLNYEKLSRALIVGRVRLLPRASKMYQRSPSKSL